Proteins encoded within one genomic window of Macrobrachium nipponense isolate FS-2020 chromosome 8, ASM1510439v2, whole genome shotgun sequence:
- the LOC135222643 gene encoding uncharacterized protein LOC135222643 isoform X5, which yields MDDLLFEKKGPNPKVLWRPHHGRPVAPSASSYRPFQQIVRTIHVQDALHACLDQILQPKPIYSKSTLNRSFLEKSKSNHPCKNLMVLWFGTEPPRNQGNEEMHDWYGNVQFGVSTDFLMHRWKNFYLVEMETTPKHTVSRILITNRDYSKVLPLYDPWQEGGPWYITSKGHFVLTDCSRYNGEGMNKNGHTLELMIEGKVLDQMAILNECIITFRNHSKTVRDGEHALALCHRSRFSKENCPSPLTSVQASIRFFDQHRRMAMISPVATPRLSESAEKYRRLFYTTFTVPVPYGTFLSLPRKPPVPWERRKDNRVWDVAEEGGWWTHGKPQKTGFFKKNVDKLPCEKH from the coding sequence ATGGACGACTTACTCTTCGAGAAGAAAGGTCCAAACCCGAAGGTGCTTTGGAGACCACACCATGGAAGACCAGTTGCTCCCAGTGCTTCTTCTTATCGGCCGTTCCAGCAGATAGTGAGAACTATTCACGTCCAGGACGCGCTTCATGCTTGTTTGGATCAAATACTACAGCCTAAGCCCATCTACTCGAAGAGCACTCTCAACAGGTCCTTTCtggaaaaatcaaaatcaaaccatCCTTGTAAAAACCTGATGGTTTTGTGGTTTGGCACGGAGCCTCCACGCAATCAAGGCAATGAGGAAATGCATGACTGGTATGGAAATGTTCAGTTTGGTGTTTCAACAGATTTTCTTATGCACCGCTGGAAGAACTTCTACCTTGTCGAAATGGAAACAACTCCCAAGCACACTGTCAGCCGTATACTGATAACAAATAGAGACTACTCGAAGGTCTTGCCGCTCTATGACCCGTGGCAAGAAGGAGGCCCTTGGTACATTACCTCAAAAGGCCATTTTGTTCTCACAGACTGCTCCCGTTACAATGGTGAGGGCATGAACAAGAACGGTCATACACTTGAACTCATGATTGAAGGAAAAGTACTGGACCAGATGGCCATCTTAAATGAATGCATCATAACATTTCGAAATCACTCCAAAACAGTAAGAGACGGAGAACATGCATTGGCATTGTGTCATCGTAGTAGATTTTCCAAAGAAAATTGCCCTTCGCCGTTGACGAGCGTACAGGCCTCTATAAGGTTCTTTGATCAACATAGACGCATGGCAATGATCTCTCCTGTTGCAACGCCTCGACTGTCCGAGAGTGCAGAGAAGTACAGGAGATTATTTTATACGACTTTCACAGTGCCTGTACCTTATGGGACTTTTCTATCCTTGCCTAGGAAACCTCCGGTTCCTTGGGAGAGGCGGAAGGATAACAGGGTATGGGACGTTGCAGAAGAGGGTGGTTGGTGGACTCATGGAAAGCCACAGAAAACTGGATTCTTCAAGAAAAATGTCGACAAATTGCCATGCGAAAAGCACTAA
- the LOC135222643 gene encoding uncharacterized protein LOC135222643 isoform X3, with translation MVDRIDKLTANPCENSSVNSYPMDDLLFEKKGPNPKVLWRPHHGRPVAPSASSYRPFQQIVRTIHVQDALHACLDQILQPKPIYSKSTLNRSFLEKSKSNHPCKNLMVLWFGTEPPRNQGNEEMHDWYGNVQFGVSTDFLMHRWKNFYLVEMETTPKHTVSRILITNRDYSKVLPLYDPWQEGGPWYITSKGHFVLTDCSRYNGEGMNKNGHTLELMIEGKVLDQMAILNECIITFRNHSKTVRDGEHALALCHRSRFSKENCPSPLTSVQASIRFFDQHRRMAMISPVATPRLSESAEKYRRLFYTTFTVPVPYGTFLSLPRKPPVPWERRKDNRVWDVAEEGGWWTHGKPQKTGFFKKNVDKLPCEKH, from the exons ATGGTTGACAGAATCGATAAATTAACAGCCAATCCTTGTGAAAATTCCTCAGTAAAT AGCTATCCAATGGACGACTTACTCTTCGAGAAGAAAGGTCCAAACCCGAAGGTGCTTTGGAGACCACACCATGGAAGACCAGTTGCTCCCAGTGCTTCTTCTTATCGGCCGTTCCAGCAGATAGTGAGAACTATTCACGTCCAGGACGCGCTTCATGCTTGTTTGGATCAAATACTACAGCCTAAGCCCATCTACTCGAAGAGCACTCTCAACAGGTCCTTTCtggaaaaatcaaaatcaaaccatCCTTGTAAAAACCTGATGGTTTTGTGGTTTGGCACGGAGCCTCCACGCAATCAAGGCAATGAGGAAATGCATGACTGGTATGGAAATGTTCAGTTTGGTGTTTCAACAGATTTTCTTATGCACCGCTGGAAGAACTTCTACCTTGTCGAAATGGAAACAACTCCCAAGCACACTGTCAGCCGTATACTGATAACAAATAGAGACTACTCGAAGGTCTTGCCGCTCTATGACCCGTGGCAAGAAGGAGGCCCTTGGTACATTACCTCAAAAGGCCATTTTGTTCTCACAGACTGCTCCCGTTACAATGGTGAGGGCATGAACAAGAACGGTCATACACTTGAACTCATGATTGAAGGAAAAGTACTGGACCAGATGGCCATCTTAAATGAATGCATCATAACATTTCGAAATCACTCCAAAACAGTAAGAGACGGAGAACATGCATTGGCATTGTGTCATCGTAGTAGATTTTCCAAAGAAAATTGCCCTTCGCCGTTGACGAGCGTACAGGCCTCTATAAGGTTCTTTGATCAACATAGACGCATGGCAATGATCTCTCCTGTTGCAACGCCTCGACTGTCCGAGAGTGCAGAGAAGTACAGGAGATTATTTTATACGACTTTCACAGTGCCTGTACCTTATGGGACTTTTCTATCCTTGCCTAGGAAACCTCCGGTTCCTTGGGAGAGGCGGAAGGATAACAGGGTATGGGACGTTGCAGAAGAGGGTGGTTGGTGGACTCATGGAAAGCCACAGAAAACTGGATTCTTCAAGAAAAATGTCGACAAATTGCCATGCGAAAAGCACTAA
- the LOC135222643 gene encoding uncharacterized protein LOC135222643 isoform X2: protein MVDRIDKLTANPCENSSVNDNVRDELLFVSNGLKRRTYWRPGNRRSIALGDSSYQPFHQIVRTVHVPDAIQICSHQEMQPRPILASSIINNSKLKDTRHPCRDIKVLWFGTQNLRDLDNEDDHDWYGNVQFATSAEILLKCWKYYYLVEMETKTRYTTSHLLVTNTNYSEVLPPYNPWKKGGPWYVDSDGHYVLNDCSRYNNEGSNEKGHVLEFMIEVTECGRKAILDVCMLSFRNHSASSFSSKEVSKCHQSRLRKLKCPSPIGCSAAARQFFDEHHCIGQVSSVAYPKLSVKAAKYLKLCTLSHGQRHQHDSVTSLAIPPQPKSPIISYLENFQRVLCIDKFNLPQQLPVGTMQQKAGDWSRVIPQNGLHSSQPSGLIQQRSHSRNFAQNYMLLLPNLIGLQQIKMISSGIASGCPLYYSSWAKKGNAQ, encoded by the exons ATGGTTGACAGAATCGATAAATTAACAGCCAATCCTTGTGAAAATTCCTCAGTAAAT GACAACGTACGTGATGAACTGCTCTTTGTAAGCAACGGACTTAAACGGAGGACTTACTGGAGGCCAGGTAACAGGAGATCAATTGCACTCGGAGACTCTTCGTATCAACCCTTCCACCAAATAGTGCGAACAGTTCATGTTCCGGATGCCATTCAAATTTGCTCGCATCAGGAGATGCAGCCAAGACCCATTCTCGCCAGCAGTATTATCAACAACTCCAAGCTGAAGGACACCCGCCACCCTTGCAGGGACATCAAAGTTCTTTGGTTCGGGACGCAGAATCTTCGAGACCTTGACAATGAAGACGACCATGACTGGTACGGAAACGTGCAGTTCGCAACGTCTGCCGAGATACTTCTCAAATGCTGGAAGTATTATTACCTAGTAGAAATGGAAACAAAAACCAGGTACACAACTAGCCACCTGCTGGTCACAAACACCAATTATTCTGAAGTATTGCCACCTTATAATCCGTGGAAGAAAGGAGGACCTTGGTATGTTGATTCTGATGGCCACTATGTATTGAATGATTGCTCACGTTATAATAATGAAGGCTCCAACGAAAAGGGTCACGTCCTCGAGTTCATGATAGAGGTTACTGAATGTGGCCGGAAGGCCATTttagatgtatgtatgttgtcTTTTAGAAATCACTCTGCATCATCCTTCAGCTCGAAGGAGGTTTCAAAATGCCACCAAAGTCGTCTCAGGAAGCTAAAGTGCCCATCACCAATTGGCTGCTCTGCTGCAGCTCGACAGTTCTTTGATGAGCACCACTGCATAGGCCAGGTCTCTTCCGTGGCGTATCCCAAGCTCTCTGTGAAAGCTGCAAAGTACTTGAAGCTCTGTACTCTGTCCCATGGACAGCGTCACCAACACGATTCAGTTACTAGTTTGGCAATTCCCCCACAACCAAAGAGTCCAATTATATCTTACCTTGAAAACTTTCAACGTGTTCTGTGCATAGATAAATTCAATTTGCCTCAACAGCTTCCTGTGGGAACAATGCAGCAAAAAGCCGGAGACTGGTCGCGTGTTATTCCACAAAATGGTTTGCATTCTTCACAGCCATCAGGTTTGATTCAACAAAGAAGTCATTCGAGAAATTTTGCCCAAAATTATATGTTACTGTTGCCGAACTTGATAGGATTGCAACAAATCAAAATGATTTCCAGTGGAATTGCATCTGGTTGTCCCTTATATTATTCTTCATGGGCAAAGAAAGGAAACGCCCAGTGA
- the LOC135222643 gene encoding uncharacterized protein LOC135222643 isoform X4 — protein sequence MQPRPILASSIINNSKLKDTRHPCRDIKVLWFGTQNLRDLDNEDDHDWYGNVQFATSAEILLKCWKYYYLVEMETKTRYTTSHLLVTNTNYSEVLPPYNPWKKGGPWYVDSDGHYVLNDCSRYNNEGSNEKGHVLEFMIEVTECGRKAILDVCMLSFRNHSASSFSSKEVSKCHQSRLRKLKCPSPIGCSAAARQFFDEHHCIGQVSSVAYPKLSVKAAKYLKLCTLSHGQRHQHDSVTSLAIPPQPKSPIISYLENFQRVLCIDKFNLPQQLPVGTMQQKAGDWSRVIPQNGLHSSQPSGLIQQRSHSRNFAQNYMLLLPNLIGLQQIKMISSGIASGCPLYYSSWAKKGNAQ from the coding sequence ATGCAGCCAAGACCCATTCTCGCCAGCAGTATTATCAACAACTCCAAGCTGAAGGACACCCGCCACCCTTGCAGGGACATCAAAGTTCTTTGGTTCGGGACGCAGAATCTTCGAGACCTTGACAATGAAGACGACCATGACTGGTACGGAAACGTGCAGTTCGCAACGTCTGCCGAGATACTTCTCAAATGCTGGAAGTATTATTACCTAGTAGAAATGGAAACAAAAACCAGGTACACAACTAGCCACCTGCTGGTCACAAACACCAATTATTCTGAAGTATTGCCACCTTATAATCCGTGGAAGAAAGGAGGACCTTGGTATGTTGATTCTGATGGCCACTATGTATTGAATGATTGCTCACGTTATAATAATGAAGGCTCCAACGAAAAGGGTCACGTCCTCGAGTTCATGATAGAGGTTACTGAATGTGGCCGGAAGGCCATTttagatgtatgtatgttgtcTTTTAGAAATCACTCTGCATCATCCTTCAGCTCGAAGGAGGTTTCAAAATGCCACCAAAGTCGTCTCAGGAAGCTAAAGTGCCCATCACCAATTGGCTGCTCTGCTGCAGCTCGACAGTTCTTTGATGAGCACCACTGCATAGGCCAGGTCTCTTCCGTGGCGTATCCCAAGCTCTCTGTGAAAGCTGCAAAGTACTTGAAGCTCTGTACTCTGTCCCATGGACAGCGTCACCAACACGATTCAGTTACTAGTTTGGCAATTCCCCCACAACCAAAGAGTCCAATTATATCTTACCTTGAAAACTTTCAACGTGTTCTGTGCATAGATAAATTCAATTTGCCTCAACAGCTTCCTGTGGGAACAATGCAGCAAAAAGCCGGAGACTGGTCGCGTGTTATTCCACAAAATGGTTTGCATTCTTCACAGCCATCAGGTTTGATTCAACAAAGAAGTCATTCGAGAAATTTTGCCCAAAATTATATGTTACTGTTGCCGAACTTGATAGGATTGCAACAAATCAAAATGATTTCCAGTGGAATTGCATCTGGTTGTCCCTTATATTATTCTTCATGGGCAAAGAAAGGAAACGCCCAGTGA
- the LOC135222643 gene encoding uncharacterized protein LOC135222643 isoform X1 has translation MDELLFKTKGPKSKFFWRPKNGRSIVLPNHIYQPFDNIVRTVHVDEALQICQERGMEPKPIDTHSCLNKRTIGNTDHPCRRLKVLWFGTQPTSESDTHDWYGNIQFAAPVDILLSKWKFCFLVELMTAKTHTTTRVLVTNTDYSAVLPIYNPRHEGGPWYVNSQGHHHFLTDCSRYNNEGFNRNGHNVEFMIEVTPRGKLGILNECSISFREHSQAFDTRLPLRCHRTQFKKMECPFPVTRVTASQMYFLQHERMCSVYPISTPRLSGDAEYYLRCYYGVEDNAPHPGQSVVLSDRQHFAPNFHPRPIPREPTIQISNFLNLQYQGLVGSVQSFSQLVMQQTRGTMRTPGGVRGNRYQQQMSVDQTGSVNAEGFQEHRNRNREWELTQSDNNNTRLRQHPPNAPSRSRAEEEQQMQMQVIHSWWLSLDSYCRDVMMWFWSQNQLQDDFYVPGWPTPQQHQRHNRNHH, from the coding sequence ATGGACGAATTGCTTTTTAAAACAAAGGGACCTAAGAGTAAGTTCTTCTGGAGACCTAAAAATGGTAGATCAATTGTACTCCCCAACCACATTTATCAACCATTTGATAATATAGTGAGAACAGTCCATGTAGATGAAGCCTTGCAAATCTGCCAGGAACGAGGAATGGAGCCTAAGCCAATTGATACTCACAGCTGTTTAAACAAACGCACTATAGGAAATACTGATCATCCTTGCAGACGACTAAAGGTTCTCTGGTTTGGCACTCAACCTACAAGTGAGAGTGATACGCATGACTGGTATGGAAACATACAATTTGCTGCTCCTGTTGATATTTTACTAAGCAAGTGGAAATTTTGCTTTCTGGTGGAGCTTATGACAGCTAAAACACATACTACGACACGTGTGCTTGTAACAAACACGGATTACTCTGCTGTGCTTCCAATTTACAATCCACGTCATGAGGGAGGCCCGTGGTACGTTAATTCACAGGGCCATCACCACTTCTTAACTGACTGCTCCCGTTACAACAATGAAGGTTTTAATAGAAACGGGCACAATGTAGAATTTATGATAGAGGTTACTCCACGAGGGAAATTGGGTATTTTGAACGAATGCAGTATTTCCTTCAGGGAGCACTCCCAAGCTTTCGACACGAGGCTTCCTTTGAGGTGCCATCGAACACAGTTCAAGAAAATGGAATGTCCCTTTCCAGTGACTAGAGTTACGGCCTCTCAAATGTATTTTCTTCAGCATGAAAGAATGTGCAGTGTCTATCCAATTTCCACACCTAGACTATCAGGAGATGCTGAATATTATCTCCGATGTTATTATGGTGTGGAAGATAATGCTCCTCATCCTGGTCAGTCAGTTGTCCTATCTGATCGACAACATTTTGCCCCAAATTTTCATCCTCGTCCAATACCGAGAGAGCCTACGATTCAAATCAGCAATTTCTTAAATCTCCAGTATCAAGGACTTGTAGGGTCAGTCCAGAGCTTCTCACAATTGGTAATGCAACAAACACGTGGAACCATGAGAACACCAGGGGGTGTAAGGGGAAACAGATATCAGCAGCAAATGAGTGTTGATCAGACTGGTTCTGTGAATGCCGAAGGTTTCCAGGAACACAGGAATAGAAACAGAGAATGGGAACTCACTCAGAGTGACAACAACAATACACGACTGCGGCAGCACCCACCGAATGCCCCTTCCAGGTCGAGAGCCGAAGAGGAGCAACAGATGCAGATGCAAGTCATACACTCATGGTGGTTGTCTCTTGATTCCTATTGCCGTGATGTTATGATGTGGTTTTGGTCGCAAAACCAACTACAGGATGACTTCTATGTACCAGGCTGGCCAACTCCTCAACAACATCAGCGTCACAATAGAAATCATCATTGA